Genomic window (Neochlamydia sp. AcF84):
GGATCCAGGCACTGAACATATAGATAAAATACGCGAAATGTCTGACAGCCAAATTGATAAAGTTAGGAGTGTTCCCGGAATCCTTTGGGCAGCTCCCTTGTCGATGGCCTATTTACCCTTAAAGCTTTCTAATGGGTTGTTCCATGAAGCTCAAGTGGTGGCAATCGATCAAAATTCTCTGTTAGGCGCTCCTCAACATATGGTTAAAGGCGTGGTAGAGAGTCTGCGGCATGAGGGGGGCATTATCTTAGATCAACATGCTGTTCGAGAAGCTTTAGTGACATATGGGGCCGATGGCAAACCTTCTTATCTTAAGCTAGGAGATAGTTTAGAAGTAGCTGATCAGTACGTTATCGTTGTGGGCATCGCACAATTAACCTTAGGCTTTTATCCTCAACCCATTATGTATATGGCCTATCAGCAGTATAAAAATCTGACTCCTTTTAAAAATCGCCATCTAGGTTTTATACTGGCCAGAGTTAAGCCGGGAGAAAATGTTGAGAAAGTGGTTCAAGCTATAAAAGATCAAACAGGGCTTTCAGCTTTTACTCGAGAAGGATTTAAGTGGCGTTCCATTTGGTATTTCCTAAGTACAGGTGTTTTGATTAATTTTGGAACCACAGTCCTTTCAGGTTTTTTGCTAGGTATTGCTATTGTAGGGATTATGTTTTATATGTTAACGATTGACTCTCTGCCCTTTTTTGCCATGCTCCGCGCTCTGGGCGCCACCCCGCTTACGATTGCTCATATGATATATTTTCAAGCTTTAGTCGCAGGAATTATAGGCTTTGGGCTAGGATTAGGGGCTGCAACTTTAGCAGGTCAAATGATTATCTTTTCGCAAGGTACGATTGCCTTTCTATTTCCTCCTTTAGTATTCCTATTTGCAGCTTTTACAATTGTTTTAATTAACTTATTGGCAGCGCGGATATGTATCCGTAGAGTTTTGAAAGAAGATCCTAAAATTGTCATGAGCAAATAGGCAAAAATATGGCCCAAGAAATAGCTGTTAGCTGTCAAGATGTGGTAAAAAGCTATGGTACTGCTGAGATGCAACAGATGGTTGTAAAATACTTGACCCTCGACTTTTTTTGTGGCCAGTTAGCTTTTTTAATGGGACCTTCAGGGTGTGGCAAAACAACCTTTCTTTCAATCATAAGCACCATATTAAAAGAAGACGAAGGAAAGATCGAAATCTTCGGAAAAAATACTCGTGATTTTAATGAAGAAGAGAAAACTAAGTTCAGATGCGAAAATATTGGGTTTCTTTTTCAGAATTTTTATTTAATGCCCTCTTTGACCTGTATTGAGAATATTGAATTACCTCTTTTATTACAGAATAAATCTAAACAAGAAGCAAGAAATCGTGCCTATGAAGCTCTAGCAGATATAGGTATTGCTCCATTAGCCAATCGATGGCCTCAGGAGCTTTCAGGAGGCCAACAACAGCGGATAGCTTTAGCTAGAGCTCTTATTCATCAGCCTCAACTAATCATTTGCGACGAACCTACAAGTTCTTTAGACCATGCAAACGGATTAATCGTGATGAATTTATTAAAGACGCATGCCTTAAAGCCAAAAAATGCAGTCATTGTAGCCACCCATGATAAAAGAATATTAGAGTATGCTGATCGCATAATAGAATTGAATGATGGAATAATCGAGAAAATTTACTAAAGCTTTTTAGGATGAATGAGGGGGTAATTGCTTCTGAATTATAGCAGCAAGCCACTCCCAAGTAAGCTGTAGAGCCCTAGAAAGAAAATGAGCTAAAAAATAAAAAAGGTTGTTTAAAGGTTAATTATAGCCTCTATTAAGGATAGGAAAAAAGGAGCTATCTTTATAATCCTTAAGAGGCGAAATAATAAGATTATTTAAAAGCATGGCAAGGGGATGAATCAAAAACGAAAGTATTTCATAGTTTTAGCTTTATTAGCTTTTATAGGGCTTTTAGCAGCTATCTGGATGGTTTTTTTTACAAAAGAGCCTAAAATTCATTACCTAGAAGATCCTTATTTACATTTTATTGCTAGAAAAAATGCTATATATGGCATTGGCATAGTCATTCCAAGAAGCGAAGAGATAGCTATCCAGGCTTCTAATGGACGAAGAATTGATAAGGTTTTTGTTAATGAAGGTGATAAAGTAGGTCTAGGGGATCCTCTGATTCAATTAGAAAATAAAGAATTACTTCATGAGATGGCAGCAAGCGAGGCGGCTTTAGCGAAGGCAAAGATGCAATTAGAGCGCTTACGAGCTCTTCCTAGAAGTGAAAATCTAACCTCTCAACAAGCTCTTCTTCATCAGTCTAAAGTAGACTTAGATGAAGCTGAAAGGCAACAACGATTAGCCCAAGATCTCTTAGCTAAGCAAGCGATAAGCTCAGGAGAACTTAATCAAAAGAATTATCTTGTAGAGGTACAAAAAGCTAAATATGACTATTTAATGGCTCAATTTCAGCAATTAAAAGCAGGTGCTTGGCAACCTGATTTGGATGCAGCAAATTTTGAAGTCGAGTACCAGAAGGCTCTTTTAGAGCTTTCTCGCCAGAAGTTAGATGATACTCTAATAAAAGCTCCATTAGAAGCCACGGTATTAAAGGTTAATATTCATGCTGGTGAGTTAGCTCAATCCACTAAAGCAGAGCCTTTGATGATTTTAGGAGATATTGAAGAGTGTTTTGTAGAGGTGTCCGTTAATGAAGATGAAATCTCTTATCTTAGGTCTCATCAAGAGGCAGTAGGTTTTTTTAGAGGAGTAAATAATAAGCCAATCCCTTTAAGTTTTGTAAAAATTAAGCCTCTGATGGTTCCCAAGAAAAACCTTACAGGCTCAATTATGGAACGTATAGATACTCGAGTAGTGCAGCTCATTTATCGTTTTAAAACCTCACAGAAATGTTTGTTTGTCGGTCAAGTAATGGATGTCTTTATACCCGATTCTAGAAATGGCACCCACCATGAATAAGTTTTTTTCCCTCAGCCTGGCATTAATAGCGATGAGTGGTATCTGTACTAGCTGCCAGAGGGTAGGACCTGCTTATAAAAATCCTCATATAAAGCTGCCTGAGCACTGGGAAATAGAGCAAGATCAAACCTTGCTTAAGCAAGTGCCTGTAGGAGTGCAAGAAGAAGAGGATGAGTTACCTAATTGGTGGGCAGCTTTTCACGATGTTATACTTGAGAGATTGATCAATAGAGCTTTAGAAAATAATCCTGAAGTTCATATTGCTTCTCAGCGTCTTCAAGAATATCAAGCTCTATTGTTAGAATCTAGAGCGGATTATTTTCCTAGGGTTCATATGGGTATGGGTCACACTAATGCTGTCTCTCCAGCAGATGGGATTTTTTTTCAGCAACCAAGCTTGATCAATTACTTAAAAACTCAAAATGTCAAAAACCAAAGACGCTATGATTTCTTTCATCTGGGCCCTATAGTTTCCTGGGAGATTGATTTGTTTGGAAGGCTTCGCAGTGAAAATTTGGCAAGAGAAGCAGAATTTGAGGCTTCCCACGAGAATTTGATGGCTATTCAGCTTTCAATTACAGCAGAAATTTCAAAAGCCTATCTTCGATTAAGAAGCATTCAACATCAATGGTTAGCAGAAGAAACCTATCAACAAATTTTGCAAGCCCGAGCCAATCTTTTAAAGGAACGGTTAGTACTTAATCATTCCTCTTTAGATTCAATCGCCAAGGTTGAAATAAAAATTTGTGAAAGTAAAAATACCATCTTACAGTTCAAGAAATATTTCGAGCAATATAAATACCGATTACTTACTTTGATAGGTGAAACAATATGGCCTTTTGAGGAAAATCTTTTATGCCATGCCCCTATGCCTCGACCTAACGTTCAGGTAGCTGTAGGAGTGCCTTCAGATTTATTACACCAGCGTCCCGACATACGTCAAGCAGATCGTGAGCTAGCTGCTGCAACTTATCGTATCGGAAGAGTAATGGCCGAAGCTCTCCCTCATTTTGCCTTAATAGGGAGTATTGGGGGAATGAGTAAGCAGTTAGCAGATATTTTAAGTTTTAAAAATTTGTATTGGCTATACGAGCCTTTAACCTCTTTTCCTCTATTTGATGCAGGCAAAAACAAAGCAGCCGTAAATGCTTATAAAGCGCGTGCTAAAGCAGCTTTTTCCCATTATCATCAAAAGCTTTTAAACGCTGTGGAAGAGGTTCAGCTTGCTCTACATTCGCTGCAAAGTAAAGAAAAGCGGTTAGTTGAGAATAAAAATATCTACTCATATGCTGTTGGTTCTTTAGAGAGAGAGCATCTGCTTTTCCAGCAGGGCATAGGTGATTTCGCTGCCTTTAATCTAGCAGAGGATGAGGCTCATCAGCGGAAGGTGCAATGGCTTGTAGCAGAAGAAGAATATGCTTTAAGTTATGTGACTTTATGCACGGCCCTAGGAGGCAAAGCTAATTAATTAAAGAGGGATTTTAAATCTTCATTTCAAGCCTTCTCTTGAAGAAGAAAGAGATTAAGCATAAAAGAGTAAATATTTATGTTAATCGATAGGAAAAGGGCAAGCTGCTTTACTTTTAAGTTGGCCTTTTAAAAAGAAGGACTAATCACTAAGGAGACTCTTAGCTTGCGGCGGCTTCTTCTTGTGCAATAGTTTTTTTCTCTTCTTCAACATTATCTTTATGAGGCGGTCTTGAAGGAGGGGCACTTTTATCTTTTTTCAGCAAAGCTTCTTTCTTTCTTCTCTCTCTTTGGCTTAACAGTTTTTCTTCGTCATGTTGATCATCTATAGGACTAGTTTTTGCTTGTTGAAGGGCTTCTTCTGCTGTTTGGTCAGGAGGGACAGTTTCTGGCTGTTCTGGAGAAGAAGAGAAGTTTTTCTTCCACATCTCCTGAATTTGTTGAAGAGCAGCAGCCTTTCCCTCATATTTTTTGAGTTTAGCCTGTAATTCTTTATCTTGAGCCAAAGAGTCATGGTGTTGCAACTGATAAAGGCGTTCTTTATAATAATCTAAAGAGATCGGCTTAGGTGCTCCTAGCTTGCTATATTTTTTTAATATTTCGTTAAGGTTACCAGAAGGGGTGGTATTTAGAACGATAGCTTCTAATTTTCCTCGCGTCTCTTTTTTTGCTTGTCCTAGGCCCAAGTCAAGCGCATACTGGCCCAAGTGATTCAATTGATCATCATTAAAATGTTGTAGATATTTATGACGGCGCTCGTCAGTCTGCATATTACTAGGAAAGAAGACTGTAAACTTTAATTCTTTACCCCCTACCTGGAGGATTTTTATTGCACTTTTTCCGTCGGAAGATAAGTTAAAGCCTTGAAAAATCTTTTGTGGAGCTTCTGTGGGTTGCTGAATCATAAGTTTTGGGCTAGCTTGATGAATAGGATTAACCATAGAATCTCCACGATTTAGAAATAAGCGTCCAACCACTATTATATTTGTTTATAGAAATAAAGGATATAACTTTATATAAATAGTCTTTTAAATATATAATATGGAATTATTTCTTTCTAGATAAGAGAAACGAATAAACTTTTTCCTGTTTATGCAAGCGTTCACAGGATACCTCCAGTTTTAGAGAGGATTCTGTGGGCATCTGCACGGTCAAAATATTTGCAAATAGCTTTTTTCTACTTCTTGCATGCTTTTTAATATGCATTATCTTCTTATTATCAAGAGCTTAAGTGCATTCTCTCCCTATGATTGCTGCCTCTTTATACACATCCGTAGCTATTAGAAATCTTGAGACGTAAATGATCTAATTGCTTATTTACTACAGCAGGGCGCATGCTAGTTCTTATCCTCTAAGCTATTAACATTGTTCTTGAGAGGCTCAGAATTTACATTTTTTATTCATTGTCAGATGATTAGCGTATAACCCTGGTCACTGATAGACTAGCTGTCTACCTTCATCATTTTTCCCCCAGCCTTTAATAAATTTTAAAGCCTCATTTTTCCTAGAGTCCTTAGCAAAAAAAAATAATTAGGAATTTAGATAGCGCAGCTAATATATAAAAACAGCATTCATGCTCTAGATAAGCTTTTAAAGGATAAGCTTCGTATACACCTCATCTATCACTACTTAAAGGGGACCCGATCCCCTGATCTTCTAAGCCTACGGAGCTACCCTAATTCGTTAGGAAGAGCGGTAAGCTTATTATTGTTTAAGAAAAGCTCCTCCACCTGTGATAATTGCCCTATCTCTAGAGGTAAAAAGGTTAAACCGCTTCCTTCTAATTGCAAGCTTTTAATAGCTCTGCCATACCGTTCAATCCAATCTTTAAAAAGATCTCCTTTTTCTGCTAAAGATAAATGCTTGATCTCTTTTTGCTCTAAGTATCCCTCCCCACCAGATAATTTTTTCCACATTAAGAGGCGATTAATATTTAACAGATAAGAGGTGTAATTAGCTAAAGTAATAGGGAGTGGAAAGAAATCAAGCATATTTTCTCTGTCTCCTATGAAAAAGGAGGCAGGTTCTATAAACGTTTCAAACAAGACATATTAGAGGCTATGCTTTATGTAAACCATACAGGGTACCAATGGAGACATCTTCCCCGTGATTATCCTCATTAAAAGGCCTTAAAAATAGTGCTAGCTCTTCTTTATTTGTTTTATAGTTTGGTTTATTGCTTTCAACTCCATAACTTATCTCCCTGTTAAACAAATGAAATAGCATGCTTTATTTTTTATTACCACCCTAGGAATTAGATGTGGGCCAAAAAGGCGCGATAACCAGAAATAAAAAAGCCAGGCCTTAAGCTTATGGAGAGGTTAAAGCTCTATAACAGCTAAGGGAAGGCTCCTGCATCATCAATAAGTTCGATATTTTCAATGCCTTCTAGCTTACGTAGTTCATCAATTATTTCTATAAAATGAGCTTGAGAAGCAGCCTTGAACAATAAATGAAAAATTTCTTTATCTCCTACTTTTTCTATTTGTAGGCGGCTAGAATCATAACGTTTATTTAAAGTGATTAAAATCTCTTGCAGGGAAGCTAAGTGAATAGCACCATTTTTGGCACCAAACCGTAGACCTACAGCTCGATTTTTTTTGATAAATCTTTTTTCAAGAGGTTTTATTCCAGCAAGGATGATTAGAATGAGCAGGGTTGTACTAACTGCTGCCAAGTAAAGCCCTCCTCCAATAGCTAGACCGACTGCCGCCACCGCCCATAAGCTTGCTGCTGTTGTCAGACCGCGGATCACATTTTTTAAAAAAAGGATGGTGCCAGCTCCTAGAAAACCAATTCCGCTAACCACCTGGGCAGCTACACGTGAAGGATCTAAATTAATTAATCCTTCATGCACGACTTCATGAAAAGCGTACTGCGAGACAAGCATGATAAGAGTAGATCCTAAGCATACGAGCATATGTGTGCGTAGGCCAGCGACCCAGCTTAATCGTTCTCTTTCAAATCCGATTAAGCCACCCAGCAAGCCTGATAGCAAAAGTCTCAAAATCATTTCTTCTGCAGGTAAGGCTGGAAGCATAAATATCTACCTCTAGTATGTTTACATTCTTGGATTAAGGCTGATTGGATAATATTTTATCAATACTTTCAAGTATATTTTGATTTAAGCTTGTTTTTTTGCATAGTCCTAGGTGGAAAACTATATAGACTATCGAAAAAAGGTAAAAAAGGAATAAGATAGCTCTTGTCTATACAATTTTACTTGGGTAGAGCCTTAGCAGCTAAAATTAAGAAATGGAATAAAAAAGAAAAAATTGCTTGCAGGTGAAGTTTCTATAGTTAGTTGCCTGGCTGCCGTACTCCAGCTTGTTCTTTGAAGGATTTATCTTCAAGAGTTGCTAATAATTTTAATTTAGGCTAAATCCCGTTAGTCTAGAAGGTAGGCTTTACGAAGCGGATTTGTTTTATGAACATGCAATCATGCAAGGCTTATCTACATGCCAGGTAAAATTAATCTTATGAATTATACCGCTTAGAAACTTGTGAAAAAAACGCCTAATCTTCTAGCAAGCTTTGTCTTCTCAGTAAATTTTTCTTATATAAGCTTTTTCTAATTGAAAGCTTAAAGCATTCATGTTTAGCAAATCTTAAACGATTAGCTTTCCAAAGTAGATACCAAGCTACAAAACTCTAGAAAGGTCTGTAGCTTAGTATCTCCTTAGAAAAAATTGTTGCTTAGCGCTTAATTTAAGGCTGAGGAGTACCCATCATCCCATATCCGGATACCATAGTAATAATAAAAAGAATAAGAAAAACGATGAATAAAACTTTGGCGATAGTAGCGGCTATGCCTTCAATACCTCTGAAACCCATTAAGCCTGCCACGATAGCAATAATCAAAAATGTTAATGACCAATATAACATATGTATATCCTCGCTGTTAGTTTTTATCATCCTAAGATAATATATAAAAAATTTTTCAGTTTTTGTTTTAAGCATTTTCAAATGCGTAGGCCTTATTTAATATATTTCTAGGCTTTAATTTTTTTAAAGACTAAAAAAATAAAGCTTTTTACACGTTATCGAGAACTTCTTTGCTTGATGGCTATCTTGCAAGGGCTTAGAAATAATTTAATATCAAATAAACCCACCTAAAAAAAACTTGGGGCTCAAATTCTGATTGAAGAGCCTTCCCTACAAGAGAGAAGTTTTCATATCATATGAGTCATTGAAGACAAAACTCTAGATTCAAGAAACCTTGAAAGGGGGCTACGAATGATGCAAGCGATAAATACTATCCTCCTTCGGCCAATTTTAAAAACTTTTCCCAGGTTAAGCTTGATGGAGATTGAAGCAGCCTCCTGCATTAGAATTTAATGCTTTAATAATAAAGCAAAGAATGGTTATAGAGCTGTCTCGTCTCTTAAAAAGCAGGAGGAGATAATGTTGCCGGGAAGGCTTAAGTCTTTAGAGGAAAACTATCTATTTGTTTTCCTATCGGGAATCAACTATCATTAAATTTTGAAAACGATTTTTAGATTGTCCACTCAGGTAGCATCTTTCTACAGCCTAGGAAAAAATGACAGGATAACCCTAATTTTATAGCAAAGGGTGTTTGAAAGAAAAGCATTGCTCTTAGCTTAATGTTTCTTTAAAGATATGGAAAAATGTTAACCTCTAATGAGGGTTTGATCTATAGAGAGTTTTTTGTCTCGTCCTCAATAATCAATAATTTCACCTGTATCTGGGTGCATTTGGCAAGCTTGCCTTTTAGCATATTGCCATAGTTGTGAGGTTTTTTACAGTGCTAGATATTAAAATAGCTAGTGATTTCGCTATGACTAATTCGGCCCTCTAAGGGGTGAGCCTAAATATCCATAAGATCTTAAATCAATTTTTTTTCTTGTTTCATTACCCACTATCTTGCCCAGCAAATTTTTTTTAGCTGCCTTATATTTAAAGTAAGTTTATGAAGATAACCTCTTCTTGACGAAATAAGAAAAAATCTTTAAAAATCCAATTTTAATTTTTTGGGTAATATTTTAGGGATTTAAATTGTTTTTCTTATTGGAAGGTAATAGGTGCTTATTTCATAAGCTAAAATGTCCTTTCTATAGAAAAAGCATTTCAGCAAATGAAGGAAAAAAAAGGAATCGATTGAGGAATCTATCTAGACAATTATCGAGGAGAGGTAAAGAAAAAATAATTGCTAAACCTTTTTCTTTTCTGCCTTTTTACAAGGAAATATGCATATAACCTTAACAGCCCTTTATCTTTAAAGGACGGACATTATTGTGCAAGGTCAACCCAAAATGCCTCCTTTTAGCTGATGTCTTTAGAGGGGAGGTTGATAATATTTAAGCGCTGCTTACCCAAGCTATACAAGCTAAAAAAAAAACGCTAGCCTTTATCTATAGCTAAGCGTGTAGAAAACTTGCTTAAGAAAAATAACTAAATGCTTTGCTAAGAAAAATAGAGATTATTTTTTTAATTTTTCACTTGTAACAATTAAAAGTAGTAATAAACAACCAAAGAAGTTAAAGAATTTATATGCAAATCACTTCCTCATTAGGCCCTTTGCAACCTGTTTTTTATCAAGAACCGGCCCTAGAATCAGGAGGTTCTAGTAGCGATGTCTCTTTTTCACCTTTTATAGAGCCAAGCTGCACTACCCCTTCTTTATCTCCTCGTGGCCCGCAAATATGGCCTCAAAAGCCTATAAGAAGTACACAGGAAGAAAAGCTTTTAAAGAAGCGTTTAATAAATTATTTAGGCCAAGAAAAAGATCTGCTAGGGGAAACCATCGCTCACCTTCATGCCGAGTCTTCTCTTTATACTGCCAAAGAAAGAAATAAGCTGGCTAAGCTTGTGCCTTCTCTTAAGTTACCTTGGTTCATAGTTACGGAAGAGCAGAGAAAGGAGATAATTGAACAGGGGATAAATGTGACTTCCTACCCACGTTTACAACCTTTTCATAGCGTCTTGGCTACTATTGTAGATACTATAGCTTCAATCCCAACTTCCTCTTTTAAAGATAAGCTAAAAATTTTAGAGACCTATTATACTAACTTTATTACTCAGCTCCTTGAGGCCTCTAGCTTAAGGGAGCGAGAGGCTTTGCTAGCCTTGAAAGTCCAAGTCTGTGGAGATTCTGTGGGTTTTCTCCTCCTTGACATAAATAAAGCTCTTGCTATGCTTTCTATGGATGATCTAGGGCTGCCTTGCCGTACTAATACGCATGGTAGGCATGCAGTGGCTTCTTTAGGAGGCTTACATTGTAAAGGTAATCCTAAAGCTGCAATTGTTTCTGATTATTTGAAACCTGCTTGGGAGTATGCTGCTACTTCTTTAACCCAAGCTTTTTCGCCAAACTCTCTAATTGCCGCTCCTACCTCTTTCCTTAAAATTTCAAGTATGAGGATTTTCAATTGGCACGCTTCACCAGATGAGGAGGCCAAACAGATTTTTAATGAGCAGCTATGGCGTGGTAAAACTTCTTTTCAGATCTTTAAAGAATACCCTCAGCTTAAAGAGAGATTATGTAAAGCTACTGGCTTTGAGTCTTATACAGTGCAGGTGGGCTATACAATAGGTCATTCTGTTGAAACCAAACGTCCTCCAGCTATTTTGTTGGTGGATCTCATCAGCATTTTAGAAATATTTGATTTGTTATGCGATGAACGTTTACTAACTGTTGGAGAGCTGATTGAAAGCTGGCCTTATCTCTTAGAGGAAGCGCATAAACCTTACTCATCTGCTCCTGAAAAGCTTTTCCATGCTTATAAAATGTGGATGGAACAGCTACCTGAGGAGCTGCGCCTAAAAGAATTTTCTTGCATAGGAGATTTTAGTTTAAAATCTGATGAGCAAGGCTTGGACCTTTTTCGTAAAGATTTTTTAGAAAATAAAGAAGAAGATAATTTTTGGCAGCTTTTAGCCATCCTCAAGTTGCATCCTAGGCTAGCTGCAAATGCTTCTTTAGCTTCTTTAATTGAGCTACCTTTAGCTTTGCGCTGGATTGCTAAGCTTTTTCCTAAAAAACCTATAGAAGAGCTTTTTCGTCATATTCCCCTCTTATTACAAAAAATTGACAAAGAGGCTTTTAGCAGCTTAATCCTGGCCAGCCTCCTTATTCTGCCTAATGATGGCAAAGCAGATAACTATATTGTAGAACTTTTTTGGAAAGATCAAGAACTAGAGAGCTTAAAGCTTGTCTGCATTGATAATGATCAAGCTTTTGAGCCTGCGATTATTCCAGCAGAAAAAGGGCATGGAATCCATTTGAAATGCCTGCCTTTATTGCTGAAAGGATGCATGGACCAATCTATTGCCCCCTCAATCAAGGAATTTCTAAAAAATTTAAACCCGCTCGATTTCTTGCTGGGCTGGATTAAGCGACTCGACCAAAGAAATCAACAATATAAAAAGCTTATTTTCCAAAAACAGCTAACTAACGAAGATTTTTTAGATGAAACAGCTGAAAAAAAGTTGGATATTCCCCTTTTATTGCCGAAGGGGCTGTTGACTATATTTTTTAAAAAACTGCAGCTCGTGCAGGATAAACTTAAGCAAGATTTAATCACCCACCACGATCTTTTTAAAGTTTTGGAACCGACCGCTTTTGCCTGCTA
Coding sequences:
- a CDS encoding ABC transporter permease, whose translation is MFEVAFKMLIGDKAKFLGLIFGIFLSSFLICQQSAIFLGLVERSYRLITDIPTPEIWVMDPGTEHIDKIREMSDSQIDKVRSVPGILWAAPLSMAYLPLKLSNGLFHEAQVVAIDQNSLLGAPQHMVKGVVESLRHEGGIILDQHAVREALVTYGADGKPSYLKLGDSLEVADQYVIVVGIAQLTLGFYPQPIMYMAYQQYKNLTPFKNRHLGFILARVKPGENVEKVVQAIKDQTGLSAFTREGFKWRSIWYFLSTGVLINFGTTVLSGFLLGIAIVGIMFYMLTIDSLPFFAMLRALGATPLTIAHMIYFQALVAGIIGFGLGLGAATLAGQMIIFSQGTIAFLFPPLVFLFAAFTIVLINLLAARICIRRVLKEDPKIVMSK
- a CDS encoding ABC transporter ATP-binding protein — encoded protein: MAQEIAVSCQDVVKSYGTAEMQQMVVKYLTLDFFCGQLAFLMGPSGCGKTTFLSIISTILKEDEGKIEIFGKNTRDFNEEEKTKFRCENIGFLFQNFYLMPSLTCIENIELPLLLQNKSKQEARNRAYEALADIGIAPLANRWPQELSGGQQQRIALARALIHQPQLIICDEPTSSLDHANGLIVMNLLKTHALKPKNAVIVATHDKRILEYADRIIELNDGIIEKIY
- a CDS encoding HlyD family efflux transporter periplasmic adaptor subunit, which codes for MNQKRKYFIVLALLAFIGLLAAIWMVFFTKEPKIHYLEDPYLHFIARKNAIYGIGIVIPRSEEIAIQASNGRRIDKVFVNEGDKVGLGDPLIQLENKELLHEMAASEAALAKAKMQLERLRALPRSENLTSQQALLHQSKVDLDEAERQQRLAQDLLAKQAISSGELNQKNYLVEVQKAKYDYLMAQFQQLKAGAWQPDLDAANFEVEYQKALLELSRQKLDDTLIKAPLEATVLKVNIHAGELAQSTKAEPLMILGDIEECFVEVSVNEDEISYLRSHQEAVGFFRGVNNKPIPLSFVKIKPLMVPKKNLTGSIMERIDTRVVQLIYRFKTSQKCLFVGQVMDVFIPDSRNGTHHE
- a CDS encoding efflux transporter outer membrane subunit gives rise to the protein MNKFFSLSLALIAMSGICTSCQRVGPAYKNPHIKLPEHWEIEQDQTLLKQVPVGVQEEEDELPNWWAAFHDVILERLINRALENNPEVHIASQRLQEYQALLLESRADYFPRVHMGMGHTNAVSPADGIFFQQPSLINYLKTQNVKNQRRYDFFHLGPIVSWEIDLFGRLRSENLAREAEFEASHENLMAIQLSITAEISKAYLRLRSIQHQWLAEETYQQILQARANLLKERLVLNHSSLDSIAKVEIKICESKNTILQFKKYFEQYKYRLLTLIGETIWPFEENLLCHAPMPRPNVQVAVGVPSDLLHQRPDIRQADRELAAATYRIGRVMAEALPHFALIGSIGGMSKQLADILSFKNLYWLYEPLTSFPLFDAGKNKAAVNAYKARAKAAFSHYHQKLLNAVEEVQLALHSLQSKEKRLVENKNIYSYAVGSLEREHLLFQQGIGDFAAFNLAEDEAHQRKVQWLVAEEEYALSYVTLCTALGGKAN
- a CDS encoding MgtC/SapB family protein, translating into MLPALPAEEMILRLLLSGLLGGLIGFERERLSWVAGLRTHMLVCLGSTLIMLVSQYAFHEVVHEGLINLDPSRVAAQVVSGIGFLGAGTILFLKNVIRGLTTAASLWAVAAVGLAIGGGLYLAAVSTTLLILIILAGIKPLEKRFIKKNRAVGLRFGAKNGAIHLASLQEILITLNKRYDSSRLQIEKVGDKEIFHLLFKAASQAHFIEIIDELRKLEGIENIELIDDAGAFP
- a CDS encoding DUF1328 domain-containing protein; translated protein: MLYWSLTFLIIAIVAGLMGFRGIEGIAATIAKVLFIVFLILFIITMVSGYGMMGTPQP